The Desulfonatronum sp. SC1 genome segment CCCACGGGGTCGATGTAGATGCCGGGCACGCCCAGCACCGCGCCTTCCGAGGCCATGGTCGCGCTTTCGCCGAAGATGAGGGAGGCGTGGGCCATCAGGTGGTGCATCCGGCTTGCGGGCAACCGGCAGCGATGGGCTTCCAGTTCCTGGGGCAGCGTTCCCTCGGCGGCCACGATAACGGGTCCGTACCGGGACAATTCCGTGACGGCGCGGATCTTGTTCCGCGTCGTCATACCCCGCAATCCTCTGTCATGGGCAGCTTCCCAGGCTACAAAGCGCACAATGCTGAAAGTCTGGCTTTGTTCCAGGCCCGCCTCCTCAAGTACCGAAGGGTCGGGTTTGAAGACGTTCGGATGCAGGTAGGACAGTTCATGGTACCCGTTGTAACGCTCATGTCGCCAGCGGATGGGTTTGCGGTAGCAGTCGGGTACATATACGCACGTGGCGAAAGGATAGGCCAGCAGGTTGGAGATGGTGGCGTGTTCGGTGTCGTAGAATACGTAGGTGGGGGTCCTGGTCAGGAAACCAGGTATGCCGACGAAGGTTCCGGCAATGGCCATCATGGCGTGGGGCTTGAACGAGCGGATAATGCGCATGAGCCGGGCCTGATGCTGGACAACCTCCAGAGCCATGAACGCCAGCCCACCGCGGGCCGTGCTCAGGACCTTGACGTCCAGGCCGTATTCTTCAGCCAGGGTCATGAGAATGTCTTTATTGCGGCCTGTCAGGAGAACCGCATGCCCTTCGTCGATAAGCCGTGCTGCAAGATTTCGGAAAAAATGCAGGTGGGCGGGATGTTGCAAGTCGATCAGGTAGCGCATGAAGGACCAGCAGATACCGAATTAGTCCCTGGAAGGCAATTTTTTGTCGATGCGCTCCAGTAATCGCCTGTTAACGCTCATCAGGTCGGCCACGAGCGCCAGGGTGATGGTCTGAAAGCCCATGATGATCAGGATGGAGGCCAGAATCAAGGACTGGATCATGCCCACGCCCTTGCCGACCACGAAGAAGAAGTAGGCGAAACGCAATCCCAGCAGCATCCCCA includes the following:
- a CDS encoding DUF354 domain-containing protein gives rise to the protein MRYLIDLQHPAHLHFFRNLAARLIDEGHAVLLTGRNKDILMTLAEEYGLDVKVLSTARGGLAFMALEVVQHQARLMRIIRSFKPHAMMAIAGTFVGIPGFLTRTPTYVFYDTEHATISNLLAYPFATCVYVPDCYRKPIRWRHERYNGYHELSYLHPNVFKPDPSVLEEAGLEQSQTFSIVRFVAWEAAHDRGLRGMTTRNKIRAVTELSRYGPVIVAAEGTLPQELEAHRCRLPASRMHHLMAHASLIFGESATMASEGAVLGVPGIYIDPVGRGYTDEQERDYGLVFNFTPKRQEQAIAKAVDILAAYDRNLWQERRRRLLAEKIDVNQLLNRVVRDQPHWPPKRQVSGGP